Proteins encoded together in one Papaver somniferum cultivar HN1 unplaced genomic scaffold, ASM357369v1 unplaced-scaffold_21, whole genome shotgun sequence window:
- the LOC113340282 gene encoding uncharacterized protein LOC113340282 — protein sequence MRKVIKYDMEVAVSADSVWAVYSSPDIPRLLRDVLLPGVFEKLDVIEGNGGVGTVLDIVFPPGAVPRSYKEKFVNIDREKRLKEVIMIEGGYLDMGCTFYLDRIHVVEKTKSSCVIESSIVYDVKEECADAMSKLITTEPLKSMAEVISNYVIQKELFSARNILSKQSVVKKEIRYDLEVPISADSIWSVYSCPDIPRLLRDVLLPGVFEKLDVIEGDGGVGTVLDTVFPPGAVPRSYKEKFVNIDREKRLKEVIMIEGGYLDMGCTFYLDRIHVVEKSLSSCVIESSIVYEVKEEYADAMSKLITTEPLKSMAEVISNYVIQRESFSARNILNKNSLVKKEIRYDLEVPTSADSIWSVYSCPDIPRLLRDVLLPGVFQKLDVIEGNGGVGTVLDIVFPPGAVPRSYKEKFVNINHEKRLKEVIMIEGGYLDMGCTSYLDRIHVVEKTSKSCIIKSSVVYEVKQECVEAMSKLITTEPLKSMAEVISNYAMKQQSVSERNIPKKQSLLRKEITYETEVQTSADSIWNVYSSPDIPRLLRDVLLPGVFEKLDVIAGNGGVGTVLDIAFPLGAVPRRYKEKFVKINHEKRLKEVVMIEGGYLDMGCTFYMDRIHIFEKTPNSCVIESSIIYEVKEEYAGKMAKLITTEPLESMAEVISGYVLKKRLQVFGFEIKPKLRFNLLLCLIICLVIAGGMFVAGVPL from the exons ATGAGGAAAGTAATCAAATACGATATGGAGGTAGCTGTCTCAGCTGATTCAGTTTGGGCAGTTTACAGTTCACCGGATATTCCTAGACTTCTCAGAGATGTTCTACTTCCCGGTGTCTTCGAGAAGTTAGATGTTATTGAAGGGAATGGCGGCGTCGGAACAGTTCTTGACATTGTTTTCCCTCCAG GTGCGGTTCCTCGAAGTTACAAGGAGAAATTTGTCAATATCGATCGCGAAAAGCGATTGAAAGAAGTGATCATGATCGAAGGAGGATACCTGGACATGGGATGCACATTTTACTTGGATAGGATCCATGTAGTGGAGAAAACCAAGAGCTCATGCGTTATTGAATCGTCTATTGTTTACGATGTGAAAGAAGAGTGCGCCGATGCCATGTCTAAATTGATCACAACTGAACCATTGAAGTCCATGGCGGAAGTCATTTCTAATTACGTTATTCAGAAAGAATTATTTTCTGCCAGAAACATTCTAAGCAAGCAATCTGTAGTGAAGAAGGAGATTCGATACGACCTGGAGGTACCAATCTCAGCTGATTCTATCTGGTCAGTTTACAGCTGCCCTGATATCCCTCGGCTTCTTAGAGATGTTCTACTTCCTGGTGTGTTCGAGAAATTGGATGTCATTGAAGGGGATGGTGGTGTTGGGACTGTTCTTGACACTGTCTTCCCTCCAG GTGCAGTTCCTCGAAGTTACAAAGAGAAATTCGTTAACATTGACCGCGAGAAGCGATTGAAAGAGGTTATCATGATCGAAGGAGGATACTTGGACATGGGATGCACGTTTTACTTGGACAGGATCCATGTAGTGGAGAAAAGCCTGAGCTCGTGTGTTATCGAATCGTCTATTGTTTATGAAGTAAAAGAAGAGTATGCTGATGCCATGTCTAAATTAATCACAACTGAACCATTGAAGTCGATGGCGGAAGTCATCTCTAATTACGTTATCCAGAGAGAATCATTTTCCGCAAGAAACATTCTCAACAAAAATTCTTTGGTGAAGAAGGAGATTCGGTATGACCTGGAGGTTCCAACCTCAGCTGATTCTATCTGGTCAGTTTACAGCTGCCCGGATATTCCTCGGCTTCTTAGAGATGTTTTACTTCCCGGTGTGTTCCAGAAATTGGATGTTATCGAAGGGAATGGTGGTGTTGGTACAGTTCTTGATATCGTTTTTCCTCCAG GTGCGGTACCTCGTAGTTACAAGGAGAAATTTGTGAACATCAACCACGAAAAGCGATTAAAAGAAGTGATTATGATCGAAGGAGGATATTTAGACATGGGATGCACATCTTACCTGGACAGGATCCATGTAGTTGAAAAAACCTCTAAATCTTGTATCATTAAATCTTCTGTTGTCTATGAAGTGAAGCAAGAGTGTGTTGAGGCAATGTCTAAGTTGATCACGACGGAACCATTGAAGTCGATGGCAGAAGTTATCTCTAATTACGCTATGAAGCAACAATCTGTTTCTGAGAGAAACATTCCTAAGAAGCAATCTCTACTGAGGAAGGAAATTACTTATGAAACGGAGGTGCAAACTTCTGCTGATTCAATTTGGAACGTCTACAGTTCTCCTGACATCCCTCGACTACTTAGAGATGTTCTGCTTCCTGGTGTTTTTGAAAAGCTAGATGTCATAGCAGGCAATGGTGGAGTTGGTACGGTACTGGATATTGCCTTCCCTCTAG GTGCAGTGCCACGGAGGTACAAGGAGAAATTTGTGAAGATCAACCATGAGAAGCGATTGAAAGAAGTGGTGATGATCGAAGGAGGATACTTAGACATGGGGTGCACATTTTACATGGACAGGATCCATATCTTTGAGAAAACCCCAAACTCATGTGTTATCGAATCCTCGATCATTTACGAAGTTAAAGAAGAGTATGCTGGTAAAATGGCTAAGCTAATCACAACTGAACCATTGGAATCCATGGCAGAAGTCATCTCTGGTTATGTTCTTAAGAAACGACTCCAAGTATTCGGATTCGAGATTAAGCCAAAATTAAGATTCAATCTTTTGCTATGTTTGATTATCTGTCTGGTTATAGCTGGAGGTATGTTTGTTGCTGGTGTTCCACTCTAA